The following coding sequences are from one Leptolyngbya sp. NIES-3755 window:
- a CDS encoding helicase domain protein (similar to AA sequence:cyanobase_aa:Cyan7425_5350), whose product MKIIKLPAILPGDLDLAKINQQLLDRTAQLDWSAVVSASDSHLALLLAGLDLSDDADVLGDSTLSDTIGEKIVKVLSEQPESAKPTIPTSTVPKVSPTVWQQPSSLAQILHHS is encoded by the coding sequence ATGAAAATCATCAAGCTCCCAGCAATTCTTCCTGGCGATTTAGACTTAGCAAAGATCAATCAACAATTGCTCGATCGTACTGCTCAACTCGATTGGAGCGCGGTCGTTTCAGCTTCCGATTCACACCTTGCTCTCTTACTCGCTGGGCTGGATCTGTCTGATGATGCGGATGTTCTTGGTGATAGTACTTTGTCCGATACGATCGGCGAAAAGATCGTCAAGGTTCTATCCGAGCAACCAGAGTCAGCAAAACCTACAATTCCAACCTCAACTGTTCCGAAAGTTTCCCCTACTGTATGGCAGCAACCTAGTTCATTAGCTCAGATCTTGCACCATTCCTGA
- a CDS encoding hypothetical protein (conserved hypothetical protein;~similar to AA sequence:cyanobase_aa:AM1_A0223): METIAVHAQSLVYSLLCLMPSAYQKASLNALFGLFLEALGHPLPQSTQVKSASSLSRFLNHYSWSTRSVIRATRKAIFDQLRQHPSRRDLPLRVLIDLTTLEKCGKFLHLSTPTQNPDAPDPWVRMLNSKRGLHLVVLYLNLGNWRIPWSFRVWRGKGQASPAQLACKLLATVPTDLAAGAPVIVLADTEFGTIDFLKAVKHRRWRAVVGMRCTRKLQDGRNLKQLYRHNRRGAQIKLDGIDFPLTVSWFWLRLADGKRELRFVVSTYPYSGVYLVRLGRKRWAIEAFFKTIKHRFGLHRFGQSTKQGVYRWLILALIAYLLVHWIYQSSLLPQLDWKVASDLALSILFPSVLWFQFLRYLQEAVPIAAGYQFEIVLKSLPNPAYQEWCKI; encoded by the coding sequence ATGGAAACCATCGCTGTACACGCCCAATCGCTAGTTTATAGTCTTCTCTGCTTGATGCCTAGTGCCTACCAAAAAGCCAGTTTGAATGCGCTGTTCGGGCTATTTCTCGAAGCGCTGGGACATCCATTGCCTCAATCCACTCAGGTGAAATCAGCCAGTTCGCTCAGCCGATTTTTGAACCATTACTCGTGGTCTACGCGCAGCGTGATTCGCGCCACCCGCAAAGCGATCTTCGACCAACTGAGGCAGCATCCGTCGCGCAGAGACCTGCCGCTGCGGGTACTCATCGATCTGACAACCTTGGAGAAATGTGGCAAGTTCTTGCATCTGAGTACCCCGACCCAAAACCCGGATGCGCCTGACCCTTGGGTACGAATGCTGAATAGCAAGCGGGGACTACATTTGGTCGTGTTGTATCTCAACCTTGGCAATTGGCGCATCCCGTGGAGTTTTCGAGTCTGGCGAGGCAAGGGGCAGGCAAGTCCGGCTCAGTTAGCCTGTAAGTTACTGGCAACTGTGCCCACTGACTTGGCAGCGGGTGCGCCTGTGATTGTGCTCGCTGACACTGAGTTTGGCACGATTGACTTTCTCAAAGCAGTCAAGCATCGACGTTGGCGAGCGGTGGTCGGAATGCGCTGCACCCGCAAATTACAAGATGGGCGTAATCTCAAACAGCTTTATCGCCACAATCGGCGAGGAGCGCAGATCAAGCTTGATGGCATTGACTTCCCACTGACTGTCTCCTGGTTCTGGCTCAGACTCGCTGATGGCAAACGAGAACTGCGTTTTGTGGTTTCGACCTATCCTTACTCTGGAGTCTACCTCGTGCGCTTGGGGCGCAAGCGGTGGGCAATTGAAGCCTTCTTCAAAACCATCAAGCATCGCTTTGGTCTGCATCGCTTTGGTCAATCGACAAAGCAGGGGGTCTATCGTTGGTTAATTCTGGCTCTGATTGCCTATCTCCTCGTTCATTGGATTTACCAAAGTTCGTTGCTCCCTCAACTCGATTGGAAGGTTGCCAGTGATTTAGCTTTGTCAATTTTGTTTCCTTCTGTGCTGTGGTTCCAGTTTCTCCGATATCTCCAAGAAGCAGTTCCGATTGCTGCTGGCTATCAGTTTGAGATTGTTCTCAAGTCGCTACCCAATCCCGCTTATCAGGAATGGTGCAAGATCTGA
- a CDS encoding helicase domain protein (similar to AA sequence:cyanobase_aa:Cyan7425_5350): MPLATPIETGARSELEQINALNPDQEDQSNLIDDSPNDETLAPILKSASYYQIRAKLEQAVLNDLLGPANGEYEEVDEARVSDRYLVGLLAPLHRRNRSAKSDDSLDSNEEVNAAKTGTVDQSTEQLDDLAVGGTSTIEDGTTETTTPAIETMFPSSLGMSFCVSGTAKAIKIKAAWGQYDKAKSELITTQAGNPKTVWRRYPIVGHSPAIALKAGEIQSWQIDPEREVYVRGQVRAVGSDWIISLFLVNEQRESNGSPDNAWMFQPELSVEAADPNNRAIFIRKATKRSLGKLDPEQYAEEQAMEMLYRHQVEFAVGHGTGVHAELAENESDRAVRLCTRVVPVYEVPKTDAPTPDEIPGLAGLVLDMQELAESNTAELIEKLNPLVIAYASWIETQAARIANHELEGYETIAQDALANCTRALERIQAGLALLQSDSQASEAFRFMNRAMWQQRIHSIYAEQKRRGDEIEISTIDIPKNRSWRPFQLAFILLNLPSITDLHHPDRSHETEAIADLLWFPTGGGKTEAYLGLTAYTIGLRRLQGTIAGRSGESGVAVLMRYTLRLLTLQQFQRATALICACEAIRREDAAKWGKEPFRIGLWVGQKTTPNRTEQSEEVLKQKLGQYQPTSSGSPHQLTNCPWCGTKIDPGKQHIKVETFAKGQARTLIYCGDNLGRCLFSHKQSPTEGLPILVVDEEIYRRLPTLLIATVDKFAQMPWNGAVQMLFGQVEGYCQRHGFVSPEIDDSPSHPARYGQPSAKTLPQNPLRPPDLIIQDELHLISGPLGTLVGLYETAVDRLCSWIVDGKTVRPKVIASTATIRQAQEQIRHLFLRQVQIFPPQGLDVTDNFFSLQREPSEDYPGRRYLGICASGRRLKAALIRVYTAVLAASQALYENYGEAADPWMTLVGYFNSMRELGGTRRLVDDDIQSRLGKMDQRGLKKRSRIEVKELTSRIASTDIPIVLDRLEVPFNPNRDKKADPRKPIDVLLATNMISVGVDVRRLGAMVVTGQPKTTAEYIQATSRVGRTFPGIVFTVYNWARPRDLSHYEQFEHYHATFYKHVEALSVTPFAPRAIDRGLAALLVALVRLNGTELNKNDKAGRIDVSHPAIQAAIDTIVTRAANIEGATTRDRVKQELELKLNYWLEQATNLMGGAVLGYQPQKDGVTQGLLTQPGQGDWQPFTCLNSLRNVEPTIGLILDDRIPDDDFRAPQPMPSSD; encoded by the coding sequence ATGCCTTTGGCAACCCCTATTGAGACTGGTGCAAGATCTGAGTTAGAGCAGATCAACGCACTAAACCCAGACCAAGAAGATCAAAGCAATCTCATTGATGATTCACCTAATGATGAGACTCTAGCGCCCATCTTAAAATCTGCTTCGTACTATCAAATTCGAGCCAAACTAGAGCAAGCGGTTTTGAATGATCTATTAGGTCCGGCAAATGGCGAATACGAGGAAGTAGATGAAGCGCGGGTTAGCGATCGCTATTTAGTTGGTTTACTTGCTCCACTCCATCGCCGTAATCGATCAGCAAAATCCGATGATTCACTTGACTCGAATGAAGAAGTCAACGCTGCTAAAACTGGAACAGTCGATCAAAGTACTGAGCAACTGGATGATCTAGCAGTTGGTGGCACTAGCACGATCGAAGATGGGACAACCGAAACTACGACACCCGCGATCGAAACAATGTTTCCTTCCTCGCTAGGAATGAGCTTCTGTGTAAGTGGAACTGCTAAAGCAATCAAGATCAAAGCAGCATGGGGACAATACGATAAAGCTAAAAGCGAATTGATCACAACGCAAGCTGGTAATCCTAAAACGGTCTGGCGGAGATATCCGATTGTGGGGCACTCACCCGCGATCGCACTCAAAGCAGGTGAAATTCAGTCTTGGCAAATTGATCCAGAGCGAGAAGTTTACGTGCGGGGGCAAGTTCGAGCAGTTGGATCAGATTGGATTATCAGTCTGTTTTTGGTGAATGAACAACGAGAATCGAATGGATCTCCCGACAATGCTTGGATGTTCCAGCCCGAACTGAGTGTTGAAGCGGCTGATCCAAACAATCGTGCAATTTTTATCCGCAAAGCAACGAAGCGATCGCTCGGTAAACTCGATCCAGAGCAATATGCCGAAGAACAAGCGATGGAAATGCTCTATCGGCATCAAGTTGAATTTGCAGTGGGACATGGAACGGGCGTTCATGCTGAATTAGCAGAGAATGAAAGCGATCGAGCTGTTCGTCTTTGTACTCGTGTTGTTCCAGTCTACGAAGTTCCGAAAACCGATGCTCCAACTCCTGATGAAATTCCTGGATTAGCAGGATTGGTTTTAGATATGCAGGAGTTAGCAGAATCAAACACGGCTGAACTGATCGAGAAGCTGAATCCGCTCGTGATTGCTTATGCGAGTTGGATCGAAACTCAGGCGGCTCGGATTGCGAACCATGAGCTAGAAGGCTATGAAACGATCGCTCAAGATGCTCTAGCGAACTGTACTCGCGCTCTAGAACGGATTCAAGCAGGTCTAGCATTACTACAATCCGATTCACAAGCATCTGAAGCCTTTCGGTTCATGAACCGCGCTATGTGGCAGCAGCGAATTCACTCAATCTATGCTGAACAAAAACGTCGAGGGGATGAGATTGAAATCAGCACGATCGACATTCCCAAAAATCGTTCTTGGCGACCCTTTCAGCTTGCTTTTATTCTGTTGAACTTGCCGAGTATCACGGACTTACATCACCCGGATCGCAGTCATGAAACTGAAGCGATCGCAGATTTACTTTGGTTCCCCACTGGAGGAGGTAAGACTGAAGCTTACTTGGGACTGACCGCTTATACGATCGGACTCAGACGATTACAAGGCACGATCGCTGGACGATCGGGTGAATCTGGAGTTGCTGTCTTGATGCGCTACACGCTCCGATTACTAACACTGCAACAGTTCCAGAGAGCGACTGCTTTAATCTGTGCCTGTGAAGCGATTCGTCGAGAAGATGCTGCAAAGTGGGGCAAAGAACCTTTTCGGATTGGCTTATGGGTTGGACAGAAAACAACACCGAACCGGACCGAGCAAAGTGAAGAAGTTCTTAAACAAAAGCTTGGACAGTATCAACCGACCAGTAGTGGTTCTCCACATCAACTCACGAACTGTCCTTGGTGTGGAACAAAGATTGATCCAGGGAAGCAACATATCAAAGTCGAAACCTTTGCGAAAGGACAAGCCCGAACTTTAATTTATTGTGGTGATAATTTAGGTCGCTGCTTATTCTCCCACAAACAATCTCCCACTGAAGGTCTACCGATTCTAGTTGTCGATGAAGAAATCTACCGTCGATTACCCACTTTACTGATTGCAACTGTCGATAAGTTTGCTCAAATGCCTTGGAATGGTGCAGTGCAAATGTTGTTTGGTCAGGTTGAAGGATACTGTCAGCGACACGGCTTTGTTTCTCCTGAGATTGATGATTCTCCCAGTCATCCAGCAAGGTATGGTCAACCCTCCGCGAAAACCTTACCGCAGAATCCTTTACGTCCCCCAGATTTGATTATTCAAGACGAGTTGCATTTGATTAGTGGACCGCTCGGAACCTTAGTCGGACTTTATGAAACCGCTGTCGATCGACTTTGTTCTTGGATAGTCGATGGCAAGACGGTTCGCCCCAAAGTAATTGCTTCAACTGCAACGATTCGACAAGCCCAAGAGCAGATTCGTCACCTGTTCTTACGCCAAGTTCAGATCTTTCCCCCTCAAGGCTTAGATGTTACTGATAATTTCTTTTCGCTACAGCGTGAACCAAGTGAGGACTATCCCGGACGACGCTACCTCGGAATTTGTGCAAGTGGGCGCAGACTCAAAGCCGCTTTAATTCGAGTCTACACGGCAGTTCTCGCTGCCTCGCAAGCACTATACGAGAACTATGGTGAAGCGGCTGATCCTTGGATGACTTTAGTGGGTTACTTCAACTCAATGCGGGAACTCGGTGGAACGCGACGACTGGTCGATGACGATATTCAATCTCGCCTTGGCAAAATGGATCAGCGAGGACTGAAAAAGCGATCGCGTATCGAAGTGAAAGAACTAACTTCCCGGATCGCCTCAACCGATATCCCGATCGTCCTCGATCGACTAGAAGTTCCTTTCAATCCAAATCGCGACAAGAAAGCCGATCCCCGTAAGCCGATCGACGTTTTACTAGCAACGAATATGATCTCTGTCGGTGTAGATGTCCGACGCTTAGGAGCAATGGTTGTTACTGGACAGCCAAAAACAACCGCAGAGTACATTCAAGCGACTTCGCGAGTTGGACGAACCTTTCCTGGCATTGTTTTTACTGTTTACAATTGGGCACGACCGAGAGATTTATCGCACTACGAGCAGTTTGAACACTATCACGCAACCTTTTACAAGCACGTTGAAGCTTTATCCGTGACCCCTTTTGCGCCTCGTGCGATCGACCGTGGACTTGCAGCTTTACTCGTAGCATTAGTGCGATTGAATGGAACTGAATTGAACAAGAATGATAAAGCTGGACGCATTGATGTTAGTCATCCTGCGATTCAAGCCGCGATCGACACAATCGTCACTCGTGCTGCCAATATTGAAGGTGCAACCACCCGCGATCGAGTCAAGCAAGAACTTGAATTAAAGCTCAATTATTGGCTCGAACAAGCAACGAATCTGATGGGTGGAGCGGTACTAGGCTATCAACCTCAGAAAGATGGAGTGACTCAAGGTTTACTAACCCAACCTGGACAAGGAGATTGGCAACCGTTCACCTGTTTAAATTCGCTGCGGAATGTTGAACCCACGATCGGACTAATTTTAGACGATCGCATTCCCGATGATGATTTTCGCGCTCCCCAACCGATGCCCAGTTCAGATTGA
- a CDS encoding hypothetical protein (similar to AA sequence:cyanobase_aa:Cyan7425_5349) yields MAQTQPRNKVGEVRPSQILFSAGIGSVIDLPNLSAMVMGLDDWDINHATELGEERLLAAVKRSLSPTVKRLLSPPIPPESDGMPSFLDESHRIGIPVSPFPSWMLCPSCRLLAPLQSRLFELKSDRYRPDQNRYVHTNCRGKYTPTAIPARFLVACKHGHLDDFPWHYFVHRGTVCKDYRLRLYEYGVSGSAADIEVKCDTCGVARRMSDAFGDLGKKNMPQCRGRHVHLRNFDEDGCNQRMVGILLGASNSWFPITLSALSIPSAVDQLAQLVEKHWTVLEKATSPEILAAFRSIGQLKDFPKYSDEELWAQIQQKRSTSIEEEEAKDIKTPEWQVFSAADTSLNSSDFWLTPVAPPTGYESYFDKVVLVERLREVRALVGFSRIESPGDFAETGELPEDYWAPLSRQEPKWVPATEVRGEGLFLQFSDRAIAHWENQPQLTAYKQQSIEAHRRWRTARSLNPDTNYPGVRYILLHSFAHALMRQLAIECGYTAASLRERIYSKLPNEENGPMAGILIYTAAPDSEGTLGGLVSLGQPAILGRHLDQALEQMRLCASDPLCAEHSPLQSPNTLHWAACHACLFSPETSCERGNKYLDRTLLIPTVKTEFASLAFFKPES; encoded by the coding sequence ATGGCACAAACACAACCCCGCAATAAAGTTGGCGAAGTCCGTCCTAGCCAAATCCTATTTTCGGCTGGTATCGGTTCTGTGATCGATTTACCGAACCTTTCCGCGATGGTGATGGGACTCGATGACTGGGATATCAATCATGCGACTGAACTAGGCGAAGAACGGTTACTCGCAGCAGTAAAACGATCGCTCAGTCCAACGGTGAAACGCCTCTTGTCGCCGCCCATTCCGCCCGAATCTGATGGAATGCCAAGCTTCTTAGATGAAAGTCATCGGATCGGCATTCCCGTCTCTCCATTCCCGTCCTGGATGCTTTGTCCAAGTTGTCGGCTTTTAGCTCCGCTGCAATCTCGATTGTTTGAACTGAAAAGCGATCGCTATCGTCCAGATCAAAACCGCTATGTTCATACGAATTGTCGAGGCAAGTATACACCAACCGCAATCCCCGCTCGATTTCTAGTCGCTTGCAAGCATGGACATCTCGATGATTTTCCGTGGCACTATTTTGTCCATCGTGGAACAGTCTGCAAAGACTACCGATTAAGACTCTACGAGTATGGCGTGTCTGGTTCTGCCGCTGATATTGAAGTGAAATGTGATACCTGTGGTGTCGCTCGGCGAATGTCCGATGCCTTTGGTGACTTGGGCAAAAAGAATATGCCACAGTGCCGTGGTCGCCATGTTCATCTACGAAACTTCGATGAAGACGGTTGCAACCAACGAATGGTTGGAATTTTGCTAGGTGCTTCTAATAGTTGGTTTCCAATTACGCTTTCTGCCTTATCAATCCCCAGTGCAGTCGATCAGCTTGCACAACTCGTTGAGAAACATTGGACAGTTTTAGAAAAGGCAACTAGCCCAGAAATTCTCGCTGCTTTTCGATCAATCGGACAACTCAAAGACTTTCCAAAGTACTCAGACGAAGAGCTTTGGGCGCAAATTCAGCAAAAGCGATCGACCTCGATCGAGGAAGAAGAAGCTAAGGATATTAAAACTCCAGAGTGGCAAGTTTTCTCAGCAGCAGATACAAGCCTCAACTCGTCGGACTTCTGGCTCACTCCAGTTGCTCCACCGACAGGCTATGAATCTTACTTTGACAAAGTTGTTTTAGTAGAACGATTGCGAGAAGTTCGGGCACTGGTCGGCTTTTCCCGAATTGAGTCTCCAGGCGATTTTGCCGAAACTGGAGAACTACCCGAAGATTATTGGGCACCGCTAAGTCGTCAAGAGCCAAAATGGGTTCCAGCCACCGAAGTTCGAGGAGAAGGATTGTTCCTGCAATTCAGCGATCGGGCGATCGCACACTGGGAAAATCAACCTCAACTCACCGCATACAAGCAACAAAGTATTGAAGCGCATCGTCGTTGGCGAACGGCTCGATCGCTCAATCCAGATACGAACTATCCGGGTGTTCGATACATTTTGCTGCATTCTTTTGCTCATGCACTCATGCGCCAACTCGCGATCGAATGCGGTTACACGGCTGCCAGTCTGCGCGAACGCATTTACTCGAAGCTCCCAAATGAAGAGAACGGACCAATGGCAGGCATTCTGATTTACACAGCGGCTCCTGATAGTGAAGGTACGTTAGGCGGTTTAGTTAGTTTGGGACAGCCTGCAATTCTCGGTCGTCATCTGGATCAAGCCTTAGAGCAAATGCGGCTATGTGCTTCTGATCCACTCTGCGCGGAACATAGCCCATTGCAATCTCCGAATACTTTACATTGGGCGGCGTGTCATGCCTGTCTCTTCAGTCCAGAGACTTCTTGTGAGCGGGGTAATAAATACCTCGATCGTACTTTGCTCATTCCGACAGTAAAGACAGAGTTCGCTTCACTTGCCTTCTTCAAACCTGAGAGTTGA
- a CDS encoding hypothetical protein (similar to AA sequence:cyanobase_aa:PCC7424_4177) codes for MSRKMWSDRRSTIKGGLGLFGFGATAGFAKLQSIATAAPAPRRTNRDSVEAYFVALETGKFEVLREIFAEDARQIMPYAFGDFPRSFDGREGIYKQYSSLPKLFSKMSFPRTIYPTENPNVLFVQFKGDIEIRAGGRYQNDYVGIFRFENGLIKEYTEYFNPILVSKAFNVPI; via the coding sequence ATGAGTAGAAAGATGTGGTCCGATCGACGATCGACGATCAAAGGTGGATTGGGATTGTTTGGATTTGGAGCAACAGCGGGGTTTGCTAAATTGCAATCGATCGCGACTGCTGCTCCCGCGCCTCGGAGAACGAATCGAGACAGTGTAGAAGCGTACTTTGTTGCTTTAGAGACTGGGAAGTTTGAAGTATTGCGCGAAATCTTTGCGGAAGATGCTCGACAGATCATGCCGTATGCTTTCGGAGACTTTCCCAGAAGCTTTGATGGACGCGAAGGAATCTATAAGCAGTACAGTTCACTTCCAAAGCTGTTCAGCAAAATGTCGTTTCCTCGCACCATTTATCCGACTGAGAATCCCAATGTGCTGTTTGTTCAATTCAAGGGTGACATCGAGATCCGAGCAGGAGGGCGGTATCAAAATGACTATGTTGGTATCTTTCGGTTTGAAAATGGACTGATCAAGGAATACACCGAATACTTCAATCCGATTCTGGTTTCCAAGGCATTTAATGTGCCGATTTAG
- a CDS encoding hypothetical protein (similar to AA sequence:cyanobase_aa:AM1_5843), protein MKALTRFGLVSLIALSTATTISIDRIHANPSVSDSTVSIAKSTPLKAGINRVTFQSEGETIVGNLYLPATYRAGDKLPVVIVTGAWMTIKEQMPAIYAERLAQQGFAALAFDFRTFGESGGKLRNFESPTAKIQDIKNAISYLQTVDAVDGNRIAGLGICASAGYMTTVAAEDTRLKALITVAPWLHNPEIVNTVYGGEAAVQQRIALGRDAEAKFRQTGQVKSVPATSRTDRNSPMFGEVDYYQNPKRGAIPQWKNQFAVASWAEWLTFNPLPEAKNIKVPTLFIHSEQAAIPDGARQFFAAIPSQNKQFVWLENRSQFDFYDQPQTVDRAIALTVNMLNNSLR, encoded by the coding sequence ATGAAAGCCCTTACCCGTTTTGGTCTGGTTTCGCTGATTGCCTTGAGTACTGCAACAACGATTTCTATCGATCGTATTCACGCTAATCCGTCTGTATCTGATTCGACCGTTTCGATTGCAAAATCGACTCCATTGAAAGCTGGAATCAATCGAGTTACCTTCCAGAGTGAAGGAGAAACGATCGTAGGTAATCTCTATCTTCCGGCAACCTACAGAGCAGGCGACAAGCTTCCAGTAGTGATTGTCACAGGTGCTTGGATGACGATCAAAGAGCAAATGCCTGCAATCTACGCTGAACGATTAGCACAGCAAGGATTTGCCGCACTTGCCTTTGACTTCCGCACGTTTGGTGAAAGTGGTGGAAAACTCCGCAATTTCGAGTCTCCAACTGCGAAGATTCAGGACATCAAGAATGCAATCTCGTATCTGCAAACTGTGGATGCTGTTGACGGAAATCGCATTGCAGGACTCGGTATCTGTGCAAGTGCAGGCTATATGACCACTGTTGCAGCCGAAGATACCCGCCTCAAAGCATTGATCACAGTTGCACCTTGGCTGCACAATCCGGAGATTGTCAACACAGTTTATGGTGGGGAAGCTGCCGTTCAACAGCGGATTGCTCTAGGTAGAGATGCGGAAGCAAAGTTTCGGCAAACAGGTCAAGTAAAATCGGTTCCAGCAACGAGTCGAACTGACCGCAACTCTCCGATGTTTGGTGAGGTTGATTACTATCAAAATCCAAAACGGGGCGCAATTCCGCAATGGAAGAATCAGTTTGCTGTTGCATCTTGGGCAGAATGGCTGACTTTCAATCCATTACCGGAAGCGAAGAACATCAAAGTGCCAACCCTCTTTATTCACAGTGAGCAAGCTGCGATTCCTGATGGGGCGCGTCAGTTCTTTGCAGCAATTCCCAGTCAGAACAAGCAATTTGTTTGGTTAGAGAATCGATCGCAGTTCGACTTTTATGATCAGCCGCAAACCGTTGATCGTGCGATCGCATTAACGGTCAACATGCTCAACAATTCATTGAGATAG
- a CDS encoding RNA polymerase sigma factor, sigma-70 family (similar to AA sequence:cyanobase_aa:LBDG_17230), with translation MATQSSLRSRGMELLVSYHQNPSVRLRNQLVQMNAGLVRKIAHRVSHQCAEPYEDLEQIGYLGLIRAIERFNPNQGCAFSSFAVPYIRGEMLHFLRDRAGTVKIPRRWQQLNKEGQRVREQLMEAFGRQPSDEEIADVLKVSVNEWRESKLAAKNRLPLSLDATVCQQLDSPMTLGDTLPDARYQALQVLEEDRQQLQRALNQLEDKTRQAIEYVFLHDLSRKEVAEQIGVSPMTVTRRIHRGIQQMVGLLHPQVLQSDP, from the coding sequence ATGGCAACTCAATCTTCTTTACGCTCTCGCGGGATGGAACTTCTAGTTTCGTATCACCAAAACCCTTCGGTGAGACTCCGCAATCAATTGGTACAAATGAATGCTGGCTTGGTTCGTAAAATCGCCCACCGGGTGAGTCATCAATGTGCAGAACCTTATGAAGATCTTGAACAAATCGGATATCTCGGACTGATTCGTGCGATCGAACGGTTCAACCCCAATCAAGGTTGCGCTTTTAGTTCGTTCGCTGTGCCTTATATCCGAGGCGAAATGCTCCACTTCTTACGCGATCGTGCTGGAACCGTCAAAATTCCCCGTCGCTGGCAGCAATTAAACAAAGAAGGACAACGAGTCCGCGAACAGCTGATGGAAGCCTTCGGTCGCCAACCCAGCGATGAAGAGATTGCAGATGTGCTGAAAGTCTCCGTCAACGAATGGCGCGAAAGCAAACTCGCAGCGAAGAACCGTCTCCCGTTGAGCTTGGATGCGACCGTTTGCCAGCAATTAGATTCGCCCATGACATTAGGCGATACGCTTCCCGATGCCCGCTACCAAGCCCTACAAGTGCTAGAAGAAGATCGTCAGCAACTGCAACGGGCACTCAACCAGCTTGAAGACAAAACGAGACAAGCGATCGAATACGTCTTCCTGCATGATCTGTCTCGCAAGGAAGTCGCTGAACAGATCGGAGTCAGCCCAATGACCGTCACTCGTCGCATTCATCGCGGCATCCAGCAAATGGTCGGATTGCTACATCCCCAAGTGTTACAGAGCGATCCCTAA
- a CDS encoding hypothetical protein (similar to AA sequence:cyanobase_aa:LBDG_17240), with product MATKDEKTTQKEAHSSEAEKEQKAAKKSDSAAVENDVDNAPDIESLTEILHSDATEVEPEEAIDSIDEWVDFLKGHKEENIKELSASLKELKKLLKGKKTEASEIVEALAKLGEQTNAIGDEAGRGVKGPVHTLGKALITFSHKIERAAAKAEKE from the coding sequence ATGGCAACTAAAGACGAGAAAACTACGCAGAAGGAAGCTCATTCTTCTGAGGCAGAAAAGGAACAAAAAGCAGCAAAAAAATCGGATTCAGCAGCAGTTGAAAACGATGTAGATAATGCTCCTGATATTGAATCTTTGACGGAAATTCTACACAGTGATGCTACTGAGGTTGAACCCGAAGAAGCGATCGATTCGATCGATGAATGGGTGGATTTTCTCAAAGGTCACAAAGAGGAAAATATCAAGGAGTTGTCTGCTTCCCTGAAAGAGTTGAAAAAACTACTGAAGGGTAAAAAGACCGAAGCAAGCGAGATCGTAGAAGCGCTCGCTAAATTGGGTGAGCAGACGAATGCGATCGGGGATGAAGCGGGACGCGGCGTGAAAGGTCCGGTGCATACCCTGGGCAAAGCGCTGATCACGTTTAGCCACAAGATCGAGCGGGCTGCGGCGAAGGCGGAAAAAGAATAA